A section of the Stenotrophomonas sp. 364 genome encodes:
- a CDS encoding TonB-dependent receptor, with product MPLPASFRPFLLLPLCIAPAAWAQSTAHDDGTAPPTELDTVQVQAAHYQARRDDTTTRIVIDAAQLRQYGDPALLDALKRLPGISVGQGAPGRSGTLSLRGLGAGYTQILINGQKAPLGFDLDALSPEMVERVEILRAPTADQRTEAIAGTLNIVLVAGARKEAESLALAWGVSNARSAPSLTWQRSRRQARRSQSVAVSASRRAFLVEQQAVETAYAPEGQPEVLRSSRLRATGSRQAVSLAPSVELSLDNGDTLTLQALADASRFQRSTDIAWDTWLGPPLAQVHYRQHTRIAVEQLSGSAGWTHPFAVGGSVTTRLAAGANREDYRYREQGVGTDGQQNLDDHTDARLRVHNVNTTGKYALPTHGRHTLEVGWEGSVDRRDEARLQQLRPIAGDAGSISDLAFDARIRRMAVYGQDDLQLGPRWSMYLGLRWETIDIRSAGSGFAAIRQRDSVLSPVLQSLWKLPGTRDDQLRVALSRTYKSPTLASLIPRPYTSTNNRPLNPDEQGNPALRPELATGVDIAYETHGKDGTELSLGAYARRIQDVVRTETTAQDGRWVATPRNAGDATSWGVEMDARVALSRFLANAPDVSFRLNATRNWSRVADVPGPDNRLDGQLRFTGSLGADYRINPRWTTGLNYSYRSGGPVRISSGQIDIDAYQRELDLYALWTLGPRTKLRLSANNLLRQDLVSGQVLWDAQGRQQLQQRRSGAPLWRLQWEQQL from the coding sequence ATGCCCCTGCCCGCCTCCTTCCGTCCGTTCCTGCTGCTTCCGCTGTGCATCGCCCCGGCGGCCTGGGCCCAATCGACCGCGCACGACGACGGCACCGCGCCCCCCACCGAACTGGACACCGTGCAGGTACAGGCGGCGCACTACCAGGCGCGTCGCGATGACACCACCACGCGGATCGTGATCGATGCCGCGCAGTTGCGTCAGTACGGCGATCCGGCCCTGCTGGATGCGCTCAAACGGCTGCCGGGCATCAGCGTCGGCCAGGGTGCGCCCGGCCGCAGCGGCACACTGTCGCTGCGCGGACTGGGCGCCGGCTATACGCAGATCCTGATCAACGGGCAGAAGGCACCGCTGGGGTTCGACCTGGACGCATTGAGCCCGGAGATGGTCGAACGGGTCGAAATCCTGCGCGCGCCCACCGCCGACCAGCGCACCGAAGCAATCGCCGGCACGCTCAACATCGTGCTGGTCGCCGGTGCGCGCAAGGAGGCTGAATCGTTGGCGCTGGCGTGGGGGGTGTCCAACGCGCGCAGCGCACCGTCGCTGACCTGGCAGCGCAGCCGTCGCCAGGCACGGCGCAGCCAGTCGGTGGCTGTCAGCGCGTCGCGCCGGGCGTTCCTGGTGGAGCAGCAGGCCGTGGAAACGGCGTATGCCCCTGAAGGGCAGCCGGAGGTGCTGCGCAGCAGCCGGTTGCGGGCGACGGGTTCTCGCCAGGCGGTGTCGCTTGCGCCCAGCGTGGAGCTCAGCCTCGACAATGGCGACACCCTGACGTTACAGGCGCTGGCCGACGCCAGCCGCTTCCAGCGCAGCACCGACATCGCCTGGGACACCTGGCTGGGGCCGCCGCTGGCGCAGGTCCACTACCGGCAACACACGCGCATCGCGGTGGAACAACTCAGCGGCAGCGCAGGCTGGACTCATCCCTTCGCTGTCGGCGGCAGCGTCACCACGCGGCTTGCCGCAGGGGCCAACCGTGAAGACTACCGCTACCGCGAGCAAGGCGTCGGTACCGATGGCCAGCAGAACCTGGACGACCATACCGACGCGCGCCTGCGCGTGCACAACGTCAACACCACCGGGAAGTACGCGCTGCCCACGCACGGCCGACATACGCTGGAAGTTGGCTGGGAAGGCAGCGTCGACCGTCGCGATGAAGCCCGCCTGCAGCAGTTGCGGCCCATCGCGGGCGATGCCGGCAGCATCAGCGATCTCGCCTTCGATGCGCGCATCCGGCGCATGGCCGTGTATGGGCAGGACGACCTGCAGCTCGGCCCACGCTGGTCGATGTACCTGGGGCTGCGCTGGGAAACCATCGACATCCGCAGTGCCGGCAGTGGCTTTGCCGCCATCCGACAGCGCGACAGCGTGCTGTCGCCGGTGCTGCAGTCCCTGTGGAAGCTGCCGGGTACCCGCGACGATCAGCTGCGCGTGGCGCTGAGCCGCACGTACAAGTCCCCGACGCTGGCCTCGCTGATCCCGCGTCCGTACACCTCGACCAACAACCGGCCCCTGAACCCTGACGAGCAGGGCAACCCGGCATTGCGCCCGGAGCTGGCCACCGGCGTGGATATCGCCTACGAAACCCACGGCAAGGACGGCACCGAACTCAGCCTGGGGGCCTACGCACGGCGCATCCAGGACGTGGTGCGCACCGAAACCACGGCGCAGGACGGGCGCTGGGTCGCGACACCGCGCAACGCAGGCGACGCCACCAGCTGGGGAGTGGAAATGGACGCGCGGGTGGCATTGTCGCGGTTCCTGGCCAACGCACCGGACGTGTCGTTCCGCCTCAATGCCACGCGCAACTGGTCGCGCGTGGCCGATGTGCCCGGACCCGACAACCGCCTGGACGGGCAGCTGCGCTTCACCGGTTCGCTGGGCGCCGACTACCGGATCAACCCGCGTTGGACCACGGGGCTGAACTACAGCTACCGCAGCGGCGGTCCGGTGCGCATCAGCAGCGGACAGATCGACATCGATGCCTACCAGCGCGAGCTGGACCTGTATGCACTGTGGACGCTGGGACCGCGCACCAAGCTCCGGCTCAGCGCCAACAATCTGCTGCGGCAGGACCTGGTGTCCGGCCAGGTCCTGTGGGACGCACAGGGGCGGCAGCAACTGCAGCAGCGCCGATCGGGCGCGCCGCTGTGGCGGCTGCAGTGGGAGCAGCAGCTCTGA
- a CDS encoding M23/M56 family metallopeptidase, producing the protein MSLRLPDPALVHLLGSLLCAGLAWGVGNALHRWLQLSAAATRYWLCLWLLAVLPPLLAMALAVAAPSQVAALPSPLALPIALDLDAGSPAITTGITAPPRLGWPTLAQVLWAAYLIGAGIALLRLLRGTLAVARIARAAPSVPPAAWRGAASREYAGQLARQGIRIRITQHAVSPFAVRWPRPTIVLPATALQVFSDRQLRLVLGHEAAHLARRDPQRAGAMAVVEALVWFNPFVRRITARVQMAVELRCDALALGSDDTARRDFAAAYLQALRMAGHGATPASPSALTHRDAAGHRLRIQHMLGGDAGRTLPLAARTLLGAGALGIGAMLVLVQAGTAATPLPLGIVAIAASPARATPDASLLAAATMRFAAPLAQSRITGHYGDAGGIRQRAHRGIDFGARVGTSVLAPADATVVAATPDYPGGAQYGTVVVLDHGNGWQTLFAHLDGTDVQVGQQVRSGDPIARTGRSGRVTGPHLHMEMLFNGERIDPQRRLP; encoded by the coding sequence ATGAGCCTGCGGTTGCCGGATCCGGCGCTGGTGCACCTGCTGGGCAGCCTGCTCTGCGCTGGCCTGGCATGGGGCGTAGGCAACGCGTTGCACCGATGGCTGCAGCTTTCCGCGGCCGCGACGCGCTACTGGCTGTGTCTCTGGCTGCTGGCCGTACTACCCCCGTTGCTGGCGATGGCGCTGGCGGTGGCCGCACCGTCGCAGGTCGCCGCGCTGCCCTCGCCGTTGGCGCTCCCCATCGCACTGGACCTGGACGCCGGCAGCCCGGCCATTACGACAGGCATCACAGCGCCCCCCCGGCTGGGCTGGCCAACGCTCGCGCAGGTGCTGTGGGCGGCCTATCTCATCGGTGCCGGCATCGCGCTGCTCCGCCTGCTGCGCGGCACCCTGGCGGTAGCGCGGATCGCACGCGCCGCGCCGTCTGTGCCGCCGGCTGCGTGGCGTGGCGCAGCCAGCCGCGAATACGCTGGCCAGCTTGCCCGGCAGGGCATCCGCATACGCATCACCCAACACGCCGTGAGCCCGTTCGCCGTGCGCTGGCCACGCCCGACCATCGTGCTGCCTGCCACCGCGCTGCAGGTGTTCAGCGACCGCCAACTGCGGCTGGTGCTGGGCCATGAAGCGGCCCACCTTGCCCGTCGCGATCCGCAGCGGGCCGGCGCGATGGCGGTGGTTGAAGCGCTGGTGTGGTTCAACCCGTTCGTGCGCCGCATCACCGCGCGCGTGCAGATGGCCGTCGAACTGCGTTGCGACGCGCTGGCGCTGGGGAGCGACGACACCGCGCGGCGTGACTTTGCCGCCGCCTACCTGCAGGCGTTGCGCATGGCCGGCCATGGCGCAACGCCGGCATCGCCCAGCGCATTGACCCATCGCGACGCCGCCGGCCACCGGTTGCGCATCCAGCACATGCTCGGCGGCGACGCCGGACGCACGCTGCCACTGGCTGCGCGCACCCTGCTCGGCGCCGGTGCACTGGGGATCGGCGCGATGCTGGTGCTGGTCCAGGCAGGTACCGCCGCCACGCCGCTTCCCTTGGGCATCGTGGCCATCGCCGCTTCGCCTGCGCGTGCAACCCCTGACGCGTCGCTACTGGCCGCGGCTACCATGCGTTTTGCCGCCCCGCTGGCGCAATCACGTATCACCGGGCACTACGGCGATGCCGGCGGCATCCGCCAGCGCGCGCACCGCGGCATCGATTTCGGTGCACGCGTCGGTACGTCGGTACTGGCCCCGGCCGACGCCACCGTGGTGGCCGCCACGCCGGATTATCCGGGCGGCGCGCAGTACGGCACCGTGGTAGTGCTGGACCATGGCAATGGCTGGCAGACCCTGTTCGCCCACCTGGACGGCACCGATGTGCAGGTGGGCCAACAGGTGCGTAGCGGGGATCCGATCGCCCGCACCGGTCGCAGCGGCCGGGTGACCGGCCCGCACCTGCACATGGAGATGCTGTTCAACGGCGAACGCATCGACCCGCAGCGTCGCCTGCCATGA
- a CDS encoding BlaI/MecI/CopY family transcriptional regulator: MARVPTPSNAELELLKCLWRNSACSARELHNGVAATLDWSYSSTRKTLERMVDKGMVDESAEHGLNVYRAKVGKVATLAVLSADFARRVLEIDGGLPVQAFADSRLLSETELQQLDALLRDPDPDQEPQP; this comes from the coding sequence ATGGCGCGTGTGCCCACCCCTTCGAACGCCGAGCTGGAACTGCTCAAATGCCTCTGGCGCAACAGCGCCTGCAGTGCGCGCGAGCTGCACAACGGCGTTGCCGCAACGCTGGACTGGTCGTACTCGTCCACGCGCAAGACATTGGAGCGCATGGTCGACAAGGGGATGGTCGATGAGAGCGCCGAGCACGGTCTGAACGTGTACCGGGCCAAGGTGGGCAAGGTGGCCACCCTGGCCGTCTTGAGCGCGGACTTCGCCCGCCGCGTGCTGGAAATCGACGGTGGCCTGCCGGTGCAGGCCTTCGCCGACAGCCGCCTGTTGAGCGAAACCGAACTGCAGCAACTGGACGCCCTGCTCCGCGACCCCGACCCCGACCAGGAGCCGCAGCCATGA
- a CDS encoding metallophosphoesterase, translated as MHALFPCLLLLAAFTTSAREVAAPAEHVDADGPYVFVTAKGHEAAWICNDHIVHRTLPARGDTTQVVPECGYPHPVTVLPPRTAEVAQYPATPRIVAVSDIHGQYDLLVRLLRAHHVIDARDEWSLGDATLVVAGDVFDRGPQVTEAFWLLYGLQQQARAAGGAVHFVLGNHETMVLYDDLRYVNPKYLRSAQLLGRSYPALYGPDSVIGQWLRTRPVMLRIGDTLFLHGGIAPENLDLVRGMDATNATYQAAVGLPRDQVKAAPDTARLFDGKTSPIWYRGYFDGQLDTAQVDALLTQLDLARIVVGHTSMPHVSTFHGDQIIAIDSSIKNGENGELLFIEDGLLSRGLLDGSRVPLAEGKIGLEE; from the coding sequence ATGCACGCGCTGTTTCCCTGCCTGCTGTTGCTGGCCGCTTTCACCACCAGCGCGCGCGAGGTGGCCGCACCGGCCGAGCACGTCGATGCGGATGGTCCGTACGTGTTCGTTACCGCAAAGGGCCACGAGGCAGCGTGGATCTGCAACGACCACATCGTTCACCGCACGCTGCCGGCCCGCGGCGATACCACCCAGGTGGTGCCCGAGTGCGGCTACCCGCATCCTGTGACCGTGCTGCCGCCGCGCACCGCGGAGGTGGCCCAGTATCCGGCCACGCCGCGCATCGTTGCGGTGTCGGACATCCACGGCCAGTATGACCTGCTGGTCCGGCTGCTGCGCGCCCACCATGTGATCGATGCGCGTGACGAGTGGTCGCTCGGCGATGCCACCCTGGTGGTGGCCGGGGACGTGTTCGACCGCGGCCCGCAGGTGACCGAAGCGTTCTGGCTGCTGTACGGTCTGCAGCAGCAGGCCCGCGCGGCGGGCGGCGCGGTGCACTTCGTGCTGGGCAACCACGAAACGATGGTGCTCTACGACGACCTGCGCTACGTGAATCCGAAGTACCTCCGGAGCGCGCAGCTGCTGGGCCGCAGCTACCCCGCGCTGTACGGGCCCGATTCGGTGATCGGGCAATGGCTGCGCACCCGCCCGGTCATGCTGAGGATCGGCGACACGTTGTTCCTGCACGGTGGCATCGCACCGGAGAACCTGGACCTGGTGCGCGGCATGGACGCGACCAACGCCACCTACCAGGCCGCCGTGGGGCTGCCGCGCGATCAGGTCAAGGCAGCGCCGGACACGGCGCGCCTGTTCGACGGCAAGACCAGCCCGATCTGGTACCGCGGCTACTTCGACGGGCAGCTGGACACCGCCCAGGTCGATGCGCTGCTCACCCAGCTTGACCTTGCGCGCATCGTGGTCGGGCATACCTCGATGCCGCACGTGAGCACGTTCCACGGTGACCAGATCATCGCCATCGACAGCAGCATCAAGAACGGCGAGAACGGCGAACTGCTGTTCATCGAAGACGGGCTGCTCAGCCGCGGCCTGCTCGACGGCAGCCGGGTGCCGCTGGCCGAGGGGAAGATCGGGCTGGAGGAGTGA
- a CDS encoding GGDEF domain-containing protein → MDIVPNLDEASRPLADAWQQTLQATSTDAATLLAELAARSPPDLAHHFYDVLLEDPRASRFLSHDQVRLRLKPAMQRWLTQLLTATPDSIAALVAAQRVIGDVHARVGIPVDLVTRGTRVLKQRLFAQIVADAPDSHVAFEAINCLSASVDIALEGMTLAYTHARERSSRTDAAYRLFSLVQNVSTERERQRALLLDWENALLYAIASQATDADTVDLAHSEFGLWFTHKGIPSFGESSETAQVGALVAQVDAQLHAALAHADVGARFGALQGIREQLARIRTLMGMLFERIGELDAGSDALTNLLNRRFLPTVLRREIELATSASTPFSILLLDLDHFKAINDAHGHDGGDRALQHVAALLGQLTRGSDYLFRYGGEEFVVVLVAATAAQAEVIAENLRRQIAQTPAQLADGTALALTASIGVAAHDGHPDYERLMARADAAMYQAKKRGRNRVVLADDALPEAPGRQALQRG, encoded by the coding sequence GTGGATATCGTTCCAAACCTGGATGAGGCCAGCCGGCCACTGGCCGATGCATGGCAGCAGACCCTGCAGGCCACCAGCACCGACGCGGCCACGCTGCTGGCCGAGCTGGCGGCCCGGTCGCCGCCCGACCTGGCCCACCACTTCTATGACGTGCTGCTGGAGGACCCGCGCGCCAGCCGCTTCCTGTCCCACGACCAGGTGCGCCTGCGGCTGAAGCCGGCCATGCAGCGCTGGCTGACCCAACTGCTCACGGCCACGCCCGACAGCATCGCCGCGCTGGTGGCGGCGCAGCGGGTGATCGGCGACGTGCATGCGCGCGTGGGCATCCCGGTGGATCTGGTCACGCGCGGCACCCGCGTGCTCAAGCAGCGCCTGTTCGCGCAGATTGTCGCCGACGCGCCCGACAGCCACGTGGCTTTCGAGGCCATCAACTGCCTGAGTGCGTCGGTGGACATCGCGCTGGAGGGCATGACCCTGGCCTACACGCACGCACGCGAGCGCTCCTCGCGCACCGATGCGGCGTACCGGCTGTTTTCGCTGGTGCAGAACGTGAGCACCGAACGCGAACGCCAGCGCGCATTGCTGCTGGATTGGGAAAACGCGCTGCTGTACGCCATTGCCAGCCAGGCCACCGACGCCGACACCGTCGACCTGGCGCATTCCGAATTCGGCCTGTGGTTCACCCACAAGGGCATTCCCAGTTTTGGCGAAAGCAGCGAAACCGCACAGGTGGGCGCGCTGGTGGCGCAGGTGGACGCGCAACTGCACGCCGCGCTGGCCCATGCCGATGTTGGCGCGCGCTTCGGCGCACTGCAGGGCATCCGCGAGCAGCTGGCGCGCATCCGCACCCTGATGGGCATGCTGTTCGAGCGGATCGGCGAACTGGACGCAGGCAGCGATGCCCTGACCAACCTGCTCAACCGGCGCTTCCTGCCCACCGTGCTGCGCCGTGAGATCGAACTGGCCACCTCGGCCAGCACCCCGTTCTCGATCCTGCTGCTGGACCTGGATCATTTCAAGGCGATCAACGATGCGCACGGGCACGACGGCGGCGACCGCGCCCTGCAGCACGTGGCAGCCCTGCTCGGCCAACTGACGCGTGGCAGCGACTACCTGTTCCGCTATGGCGGCGAGGAGTTCGTGGTGGTGCTGGTGGCGGCGACCGCGGCGCAGGCCGAAGTGATTGCCGAGAACCTGCGCCGGCAGATCGCACAGACCCCGGCGCAGCTGGCCGATGGCACCGCGCTGGCATTGACCGCCAGCATCGGCGTGGCGGCGCACGATGGCCACCCGGACTATGAGCGCTTGATGGCGCGCGCCGATGCAGCGATGTACCAGGCCAAGAAGCGCGGCCGCAACCGCGTGGTACTGGCCGACGATGCGTTGCCGGAGGCGCCCGGCCGCCAGGCCCTGCAGCGCGGCTGA
- a CDS encoding cation diffusion facilitator family transporter encodes MGHDHDHLPSEIRHEKPLWWALGLTTTFLLVEVAGAFWTNSLALLSDAAHMATDTLALMIALVAVRLSRRPPDAKRTYGYARLEALGAMFNGGMLFVVAGYILWEAIERFRQPQEIASTGMLVIAAVGLGINLISMRLLRAGSGESLNVKGAYLEVWADMLGSVAVIIGALLIRWTGWKLIDPILAVLIGLWVLPRTWVLMREAINVLLEGVPKGTDLAAVRTALGAQDGVVDVHDLHVWALASSTPALTAHVVMADGVEADALRRALTTTLHDRFEIEHVTLQIEADHCGDSCSVGSPKAGDAHAGHDHGDHAHGHADHAHAATDGRRTGPDSQGHHGHPHP; translated from the coding sequence ATGGGCCACGACCACGATCACCTGCCCAGCGAAATCCGCCACGAAAAACCCTTGTGGTGGGCGCTGGGCCTGACCACCACCTTCCTGCTGGTGGAAGTGGCGGGCGCATTCTGGACCAACAGCCTGGCGCTGCTGTCCGACGCGGCACACATGGCCACCGATACGCTGGCGTTGATGATCGCGCTGGTGGCGGTGCGGCTCAGCCGCCGCCCGCCCGATGCCAAGCGCACCTATGGCTACGCGCGGCTGGAAGCGCTGGGCGCGATGTTCAACGGCGGCATGCTGTTCGTGGTGGCCGGCTACATCCTCTGGGAAGCCATCGAGCGGTTCCGCCAGCCGCAGGAGATCGCCTCCACCGGCATGCTGGTGATCGCAGCCGTGGGCCTGGGCATCAACCTCATCTCGATGCGCCTGTTGCGCGCGGGCAGCGGCGAAAGCCTCAATGTGAAGGGCGCCTACCTGGAAGTCTGGGCCGACATGCTCGGGTCGGTCGCGGTGATCATCGGCGCGCTGCTGATCCGCTGGACCGGCTGGAAGCTGATCGATCCGATCCTGGCGGTGCTGATCGGCCTGTGGGTGCTGCCGCGCACGTGGGTGCTGATGCGCGAGGCCATCAACGTGCTGCTTGAAGGCGTGCCCAAGGGCACCGACCTCGCTGCGGTGCGCACGGCGTTGGGCGCCCAGGACGGCGTGGTCGATGTGCACGACCTGCACGTGTGGGCGCTGGCATCGAGCACACCGGCATTGACCGCGCACGTGGTGATGGCCGATGGCGTGGAGGCCGATGCGCTGCGACGCGCGCTGACTACCACGCTGCATGACCGGTTCGAGATTGAGCATGTGACCCTGCAGATCGAAGCGGACCACTGCGGCGACAGCTGCAGCGTGGGCAGCCCGAAGGCAGGCGATGCGCATGCCGGCCATGATCACGGCGACCACGCCCACGGCCATGCCGACCACGCGCATGCCGCGACCGACGGCCGTCGCACCGGGCCCGATTCGCAGGGCCACCACGGCCATCCCCATCCCTGA
- the gpmA gene encoding 2,3-diphosphoglycerate-dependent phosphoglycerate mutase has translation MTRKLVLLRHGQSQWNLDNRFTGWVDVELTEQGRREAAAAGRLMRDEGLQFDVAHTSVLKRAIHTLQGALAELDQDWLPVSKSWRLNERHYGGLQGLDKAETAAKHGEDQVKIWRRSYDIPPPAMDIEDPGHPIHDRRYAGLDRNALPGTESLATTLDRVLPYWFDAIAPQLKDGKTVLVTAHGNSLRALYKYLNNVSQEAILELNIPTGIPLLFELNDDLTVQSFRYLGDPEAARKAAEAVANQGKAK, from the coding sequence GTGACCCGGAAACTCGTACTGTTGCGCCACGGCCAGAGCCAGTGGAACCTGGACAACCGCTTCACCGGTTGGGTGGACGTGGAACTGACCGAACAGGGCCGCCGCGAGGCCGCCGCCGCCGGCCGCCTGATGCGCGACGAAGGGCTGCAGTTCGATGTGGCGCATACCTCGGTGCTGAAGCGCGCCATCCACACCCTGCAGGGTGCATTGGCCGAGCTGGACCAGGACTGGCTGCCGGTGAGCAAGAGCTGGCGCTTGAACGAACGCCATTACGGCGGGCTGCAGGGCCTGGACAAGGCCGAGACCGCCGCCAAGCACGGCGAGGACCAGGTCAAGATCTGGCGCCGCTCCTACGACATCCCGCCGCCGGCGATGGACATCGAAGACCCGGGCCATCCGATCCACGACCGCCGCTACGCCGGCCTGGACCGCAACGCGCTGCCGGGCACCGAATCGCTGGCCACCACGCTGGACCGCGTGCTGCCGTACTGGTTCGATGCGATCGCCCCGCAGCTGAAGGACGGCAAGACGGTACTGGTGACCGCGCACGGCAATTCGCTGCGCGCGCTGTACAAGTACCTCAACAACGTCTCGCAGGAAGCCATCCTGGAGCTCAACATCCCGACCGGCATTCCGTTGCTGTTCGAGCTCAACGACGACCTGACGGTGCAGTCGTTCCGCTACCTGGGCGACCCGGAAGCGGCCCGCAAGGCGGCCGAAGCGGTGGCCAACCAGGGCAAGGCGAAGTAA
- a CDS encoding M13-type metalloendopeptidase has translation MNVRNLVPLGLTIAIAASLAACGKHDTAPAASADAATPAFDQSQIKTALISLNSADLDPSIAACTDLNGFVNSKWLTANPVPNDQTTWGSFEILRERSLEVQHALVQQAAASKPKAGSVEAKIGDIWRTGSDEAKIEAAGITPLQPQLDKIAALNDTAAITQYLRDSQAQGQGVLFSLSANADYKDSANVIAYVGQGGLGLPEKGYYVDDAQAKIRDAYVAYIAQALTLSGVDAAQAKTQAKAVLDFETRLAKASLSRIELRDPAKRYNPVSAAEADKLTPNFSWTALFDTLKVPAAQKFSLAQPAFFTEVDKMLADVPASTWQAYLRFHTIDDASPYLSSAFEKANFDFYSTTLRGQKEMQPRWKRVLESVNGAIGEGLGQLYVNAVFPADSKVQMQHLVENLSVALKARLEKLEWMGEDTRKKALEKWASFTPKIGYPDKWRDWSGYETNADSYLGNMQAARAFNYRYMLNKIGKPVDKTEWGMTPQTVNAYYNATKNEIVFPAAILQAPFFDAKADPALNYGGIGAVIGHEMMHGYDDSGSQFAANGNFDNWWTDSDRKAFTGRTDQLVAQFDGYESLPGVNVKGKLTLGENIGDLGGLTVAYDALQMALKEDPKANVAVDGYSQDQRFFMNWATVWRRNFNEGELRVRLNTDPHAPANFRANGAPSNMPAYAKAFECKAGDAMVRADDKRVVIW, from the coding sequence ATGAACGTCCGCAACCTGGTCCCGCTGGGCCTGACCATCGCCATCGCCGCTTCGCTGGCGGCCTGTGGCAAGCATGACACCGCGCCTGCCGCGTCCGCCGATGCGGCCACGCCGGCATTTGATCAGTCGCAGATCAAGACCGCGCTGATCTCGCTCAACAGCGCAGACCTGGACCCGTCGATCGCCGCGTGCACGGACCTCAACGGCTTCGTCAACAGCAAGTGGCTCACCGCCAACCCGGTGCCCAACGACCAGACCACCTGGGGCAGCTTCGAGATCCTGCGCGAGCGCTCGCTGGAAGTGCAGCACGCACTGGTCCAGCAGGCCGCCGCCAGCAAGCCCAAGGCCGGTTCGGTGGAAGCCAAGATCGGTGACATCTGGCGCACCGGCTCGGACGAGGCCAAGATCGAAGCGGCCGGTATCACCCCGCTGCAGCCGCAGCTGGACAAGATCGCCGCGCTGAACGACACCGCCGCCATCACCCAGTACCTGCGCGACAGCCAGGCGCAGGGGCAGGGGGTGCTGTTCTCGCTGTCGGCCAATGCCGACTACAAGGATTCGGCCAACGTCATCGCCTACGTGGGCCAGGGCGGGCTGGGCCTGCCGGAGAAGGGTTACTACGTCGATGATGCACAGGCCAAGATCCGCGACGCGTACGTGGCTTACATCGCGCAGGCGCTGACCCTGTCCGGCGTGGATGCCGCGCAGGCCAAGACCCAGGCCAAGGCCGTGCTGGACTTTGAAACCCGCCTGGCCAAGGCCTCGCTGTCGCGTATCGAACTGCGCGATCCGGCCAAGCGCTACAACCCGGTCAGCGCCGCCGAAGCCGACAAGCTGACCCCGAACTTCAGCTGGACCGCGCTGTTTGACACCCTCAAGGTGCCGGCCGCGCAGAAGTTCTCGCTGGCCCAGCCGGCGTTCTTCACCGAAGTGGACAAGATGCTCGCCGACGTGCCGGCCAGCACCTGGCAGGCCTACCTGCGCTTCCACACCATCGATGATGCCTCGCCGTACCTGAGCAGCGCGTTCGAGAAGGCCAACTTCGACTTCTACAGCACCACCCTGCGTGGCCAGAAGGAAATGCAGCCGCGCTGGAAGCGGGTGCTGGAATCGGTCAATGGCGCGATCGGCGAAGGCCTCGGCCAGCTGTACGTCAACGCGGTGTTCCCGGCCGACTCCAAGGTGCAGATGCAGCACCTGGTGGAGAACCTCTCGGTGGCGCTGAAGGCGCGCCTGGAGAAGCTGGAGTGGATGGGCGAGGACACCCGCAAGAAGGCACTGGAGAAGTGGGCCAGCTTCACCCCGAAGATCGGCTACCCGGACAAGTGGCGCGACTGGTCGGGCTATGAAACCAACGCCGACAGCTACCTGGGCAACATGCAGGCCGCGCGCGCGTTCAACTACCGCTACATGTTGAACAAGATCGGCAAGCCGGTGGACAAGACCGAGTGGGGCATGACCCCGCAGACCGTCAACGCCTACTACAACGCCACCAAGAACGAGATCGTGTTCCCGGCGGCCATCCTGCAGGCGCCGTTCTTCGATGCCAAGGCGGATCCGGCGTTGAACTACGGTGGCATCGGCGCGGTGATCGGCCATGAAATGATGCACGGCTACGATGACTCGGGCAGCCAGTTCGCGGCCAACGGCAACTTCGACAACTGGTGGACCGACAGCGACCGCAAGGCCTTCACCGGCCGCACCGACCAGCTGGTGGCACAGTTCGACGGCTATGAATCGCTGCCGGGCGTGAACGTGAAGGGCAAGCTGACCCTGGGCGAGAACATCGGCGACCTGGGTGGCCTGACCGTGGCCTATGACGCGCTGCAGATGGCGTTGAAGGAAGACCCGAAGGCCAACGTGGCCGTGGACGGCTACAGCCAGGACCAGCGCTTCTTCATGAACTGGGCGACCGTGTGGCGCCGCAATTTCAACGAAGGCGAGCTGCGCGTGCGCCTGAACACCGACCCGCACGCCCCGGCCAACTTCCGCGCCAACGGTGCGCCGTCGAACATGCCGGCCTATGCCAAGGCGTTCGAGTGCAAGGCGGGCGATGCGATGGTGCGTGCCGACGACAAGCGTGTTGTGATCTGGTGA